In Lycium barbarum isolate Lr01 unplaced genomic scaffold, ASM1917538v2 unchr_scaffold_130, whole genome shotgun sequence, the sequence AGATCATAGAGAACATACTACAATGCGCAAAGCATGTGGATCATCATCACGATCAATAAGTGCCAGTAGTAGGATATCTGGAGGCAGAAGCTCATGGTTCCAGATGAAAACTGAAAGGTTTCCACAGGCTTTTAGCATAAGATCCTGAGGAATAGAAAGTGTGGGATAACATTAGGCAAAAGCAGGGCGAGGAGAATTGATACTCCATGCAGGTTTGATAGGTCCAGAGAATGAGTGAGAAAGGAGTATGATTAAACCTGCAAGGGATGTCCACGCTGTAGTTCCAAGTGAATATGATGAAGCAGGACATCTACCATTGTATAAATATTTGCAGTCACCTCTTCCGGAGAAAGTTCTCTCAAGACACGTCCCTGTAATATTAGCAGGAATGTCATCACGAGAAAGATGAATTTTTGGTTGGAGATGTCTCCATATGACAAAGAATTTGATGAGTTGATCAGCACACAAAAGCTTCTGATAACTTAAGGGAAAAGGAAGTCGAGTCTTACAAGGTTTGTGCAGTTAATATTCTCTGGATGCCCATGCATTAGTATCCATGCACCAGCACAAAGATACTGGCGGTGCTGAGGAAAACTGTGGTTCATATAAGTCACAACATATGTGGGATCAGCTGATGGCGAAAGAAGCTGTGTGCATTGATTGATAACAGTTGTTTCTGCCTGCAAATTGAACATCTAGAAGTCAATTGTGAGCTCTCCAAATAATAGCATGAGCAAACATGAATTGGAAACATCTTGTCAGTTGTTTGCAAAGCCTCAATTCATGAACATTTTATCTCTTGTTTTTTGCTGAATCCAAACCGTTTAATGATGCAAACCTATCATCTTAAATCACActcttttcctttgttctttttttacttctggagatcattcatCAAAATACATCATACTCTTTTCatttctttattctttttcaCTTCCGGAGATCACTCATCAAATAGCAATTCCTCCTCACAAAGCAGCTGGGGAACAGATGCAATCACTAAGATTACAGCTTCGGAGTTGTTTGATAACTGATACTAACAAGCCAAGTCTGAAACATGTGTGACTAAACAATTTAAAGCTTTGAATGTTGAGTGCAGAAAACAGAAGTCCTGATTTCTAAATTATATCACGAAATGCTAATTTGAGCTATTCTCTATGATTAATACGCAACCATACTTCAATTCCCATAATAAACGATTAAATGGTTGCTCATATTAAGTTTTTAGTTATGGGCAGTTTTCAGTCTGGAAAGATTTTAAGTGGCACCTAATGTGGTAAGTGATTTCCATTTTACATAGTCACACATCCAAAATCTAATTGGTTAATTTCTTCAGCCTTAAGTTCTGATAAAAATTATCAGACAGACTCTTCAGGGCATTAAATAAATATGTAAAGTTTAAGCAAACAGTTGACATTTAAATTTGACACCTTCATGAGATGCACAGGTAATTTCTGATggaaataaattttgataaacttAAGCAAAATAAGTAATAAGCAAACTAGCTAATGTAAAGAATGAGCtttttcattctatattgactcATAGAAAACAAAATTATGGAGCTATGATGAGTTGTTTCGTCTTTTTGGGCCATATTTTCTACTAGTGTTTTTAAGACTATCGAGATGCAGTTTAGCACCCTTCTCTTCTTTTTTCACTTCAATGCAAACTTTTCTTGACTCTGGTTTTCCTTCCATGTCATGAACTCAACATCCGTCATGACCTTATCTATCAAAGTGACATGGGGAAAGCTTTAAAGATTAAGCAAACTCATAAAGCACAGAAAGACATGGACCTAAGAGATAACTTACAAGAAGGTTACAGCTTCAGATAATTTGTACGAAGAGGAACAATTTCATGTACCTGCTGCCATGCTTGGATTGCCAAGCCCCTTTTATCCATTCGCCCACTCAAGGCATCACGTAAAATTGAAGGAAAATAGCGCAAAGTTTTCTCAGACCAGGTATGCTGGCTAGTTGCTAGAATTTGTTCCAGCATTGTTTGAAGATACAGTAACTGTTCAAACTCCCCAATTCCACGAGTTTTAATTATGATTGCAAGAGTAACGATCGCTATCCTATTTAAAGTCTCAGTAAACTCAGTTGAACCCTGTAATATGCATTGAATAGTTAAGAAAAAGTTATAATTTGAGGTACAGTGCATCTACAAAAGTTCAGCTGGAGGAAATATCCCACCTTCCCTTCCCTCTTCACAAAGAAAAAATCTCTCAACGACAAAATCAGATTCATACATAAATTTTCAGCCAATCTGAAAATGCGGTGATCTCCACGTTTCCCCTTCAGTGTAGAAATCATTTTGGTGACATCATACATCAATGTCTTGCTCTTGCCTTGGTACCTAGGAAAGAGCAGAAGTTTATTGACCATTTTACTTATTACCCGTTGTTTAGACAATCAAGTTACAGAATCCTAATAATTAAGGAGATTTAAAAAGATGGTCATGCTATGAGCACTAGAGACATCAAGTGGATCACAGATGTTCTCGCTCTAAAAGTAGAAATGTGAATGTACTTTTCTTTAGTAGAGGCCAAATTGAACATCATTCACAAACACGAGTAGAGAAGACAGATAATAGAGAAGAAACTGAAAAATTCCGAAGATGAGTAACTTCACTCACCTGTAGAGCGAAAGGAAACGATAGTTAAGAATTTCAAACACCAAGATCGTGTTTCCTGGCTTGGTCAATGCGGTGGGATTCCTCGATGTCAGATGCTGAAATAGAAGTTTGCATCAGGAGCAAAACGAAGTCAACTCCAGTAGAAAAGTGTGCAAACAAATACATGAGCTAGACTATCCAATTCTCCTACCAAGAAAATAAAACTACTTAGACAGAAATTCTAGCAGCACTACATACAGGGAAGCCACAATTCATCCGAATTAGCAAGAGACAGAAGGAAATGATCACTAATATGCTGCACTGATTCACCATAAAAAATCAAAAACCTGCTGACCAACAGAATGCAGAACTTAAGTGCTTCTACAGACACGTAAAAATGCCTGTACTTTTGAGTTACCTCAAGATCATTAGAACTTTCTCTCATAGCTAAATCACTGCCCTTCATGCGAGTTC encodes:
- the LOC132625643 gene encoding mediator of RNA polymerase II transcription subunit 23-like is translated as MKGSDLAMRESSNDLEHLTSRNPTALTKPGNTILVFEILNYRFLSLYRYQGKSKTLMYDVTKMISTLKGKRGDHRIFRLAENLCMNLILSLRDFFFVKREGKGSTEFTETLNRIAIVTLAIIIKTRGIGEFEQLLYLQTMLEQILATSQHTWSEKTLRYFPSILRDALSGRMDKRGLAIQAWQQAETTVINQCTQLLSPSADPTYVVTYMNHSFPQHRQYLCAGAWILMHGHPENINCTNLGRVLRELSPEEVTANIYTMVDVLLHHIHLELQRGHPLQDLMLKACGNLSVFIWNHELLPPDILLLALIDRDDDPHALRIVVCSL